The Dermacentor silvarum isolate Dsil-2018 chromosome 3, BIME_Dsil_1.4, whole genome shotgun sequence region TGTCACGCCATTCCAATGAGAGACATAATTGCCCGCCCAGCCGTTAAATTCGAAGTGAATAATATCAACGCTGTTGTAAAAAGAGTTCATTGTCAACATCCCCCTGGTATATCTTCATATGTTTTGCTTGCACCATTACCATATCAGCGAAATCAGCGTGTAATAAAGTGATCAAAGAAACTTACATTgatcttcttgttcttcttttcCAAAATCTTCTGCagaagtttcttcttcttcttggacAGCTTTGGGGCCACCTTGACATCTTGAACTTTGCTGGCTTCTTTCTTTTCAACTTTCTTGGAAGGCAGTACCAAGGCATTGCTGTTGTCGTACTTGTCCTGCCTCACATCTAGTTCCACTTCGACCTGTAGGCAAAGTGGCATGCGATGCACTATTTCAGTCGACAGTGTGTTGTTGCAAGAACGAAACTTAGTTTAGTTTAGCGTTCCTGCTAGGCTATATAGTATACGTGACACATTGCATACGCCACTGCAGAAAATCCAAAACAACAGTGCGTGTTCTAAATTTCCAATGGAAAATAATAGCTGCTGAAGTTAAAAAGCGAGTGACAGTCTTGCTTTTCACATAACGCTGAACAATGCACAGCGCCACAATTTAACTATCAACCTGTTCATCTTTCCGCATTGAAGTCAACTCAGAGCATTGTTTCTGTGTCAGTAGGCATATCGTTCAAAACCCTTACCCGCTAATACAAGGATGAGCAGACAACGCATTTGCGACTATGCTAAGAGATCATGACAAGCACCACAAGTACGCAATTCTGACTGCCGAGATGGCCTGCAGTAATCCACATGTCTGTAACTAACCTCAGACGGTTTTTCGTTGTCTGTGGAGTTTTTCTGTTGTGAGCTCCTTGCTTTGGCATCGTATTTGCGGCGAGATCGACCCATCTTGCTGGAGATCGCACGACGCGCAATGCAACGCACGTGGATCAAGTTGATGTTGCGCGACACATCGTTACTATCATTACACTCGGAACCCGCTAGAACAATCCCATACAGATAAGTAGTTAAAAAAAACTTTGCATATTAGCGTTTATTTCTTTATTGCAAAATATTTTCACACGTTCATGCTCGTTTTCATAGCTTGTTTTCAAGAAATAATTAGAAAAAAATGAGCTTGATGTTAGAGTCAAAATTATTAGTGCTCCAATGCATGCTTCAACTATGCAGTATCTGTGTATTAAACTTTTATATTTATCACTACGTGGCGCCTCACACCTAAAGGCCGAATTTGATTTACCAGGGTTTATTTAAAATATACCTCAATTTATATTTAATTTTAAGACATCATAATTAAATATAATTAATAAAACTGATATTTATTTCAGTTTAGCAAAATTTCTTAGCTTTTCGTGTACTATTACTAGGCCTTTAATATAGCTGCTGCCGCACTGCAGCAGATCTGTGCATTTGTGAACTGTGGAAGATGGAATTGGTGTATTACTATTTATTACGCTGCGGCAAGATAACGCGCGCTTTCCGAAAAGCGCTAAAAGTTTCGGCGCGCTCCTTCAGATGAACGGCGATTAACCATGAGTTTCGTGCAAGTTCACAGCGATGTAATAAAGCTTCTCTTCGAAAATCTTGGCAAGGAGTTTCGTGACAAAAAGACAGGTATGTAGTATTTTCTGAACGCCTCTCATTTCGGAATTTCTTGAACTGCACACGTTTCTCCTCGTTTACCTGTTTACCTCATTTCTCCGTGTTTCGTGCAGTTTCCACTAAAACGCTGAATGAGTGAGTACGATTGCATTTGTGTTTTATCCTCTCAACAGCTCACATAACATGGTGCGGAATTGAGTCTTATACAGGTGCCACATggcgcactttcgatcgcgatcaagcccgatcaggatcgaatttctcggtcgcgatttgcttctttgctcaatcttgCGAAGGAAGCCAATCGCGGTCAAAAATTTCGAATCTGATAGGGCTCAATCGTGATCgcaagtggccgtgtgacaccgttATTACACGAGATTCACTGAGACAACGTACGCTTGACCCAGGCTGGACCACACCTTTAGAGCTCCCCTTCAGCCGGCGTTGAGACTCGTTGACAGACGCCGTGTCAAGCGCCTAACATGCCCACGAGGCCGGGTGGTCTACCAAGTATCCGGCGAAACGAGAGCGTTCTATACCTGCCTGCCAAGCAGCAACTTCTGCGCCTGCTATTCGTATCTGCACCAAGGTAATGTAATAACTTTTGATCACTGCATGCTGTGTTCCGTTCCTGATGAAATCATTGACGCCTCAGCGTAGTCGTTCACTTTCGGACACGTCTTCAAGCGAACCACACTAACTGCAAATCGTAGATGCTAGTTCGCTTTCACTTGTGCTGTTTGTTTACTGCATATTATTTGGAGGTAGTTTATATCTAATAATGGCAAATGATGCTGGCTATCACATGTCTGAGCTGAATTGTAGACGTTCTTTGCTTTAATTCCATGAAGATgtatgacatatatatatatatatatatatatatatacatcttgGAATTAAAGTAATGAACTTAGTTGCAAGTGTCCGCTACTTATTCACTTTCTGAAGCTTTGAGTTGTACTAGCTATTCGAATGTCACTTCAATGAACTGCAGTGACATCTCTGTTGCTTTTGTCTTTTCCTTTATCCTCAGTACTACGAAGACAAGAGATACCAATGGTAAGCAGTGATTTAGAGTGTACTTCATTTCTTCCGAGCTTGCAGGGCTTGTATCACAAACGTTATAGTAAGGCTCTTCGTTGGTCTTGCTTTTGTGTGCGATTCATGTAAATGAATGTGCATGTTGTTTGGTCCTAAGGCATCCTTATTCCAGAAGCGgtctattgcaaaaaaaaaagcacaatatAGAAAGATACCTTTTAATTAACTTATCATGAAGTATGTTCACTTATTTATGCATTATCATTGAGGCTATCATTATGTAAGTACTTCCACGTAACCCTGCATGTGGTTCTACCGAGTGTCACATAAATGGGAGCACCAGGTATACATGACCTTTCCAGCTAAACCAGTGGCAGACTTACACTAAGATTTCGCACAGTGGTAGTGTTTTGCCATGGGTTCAGTTTAATGCTGTCCTTGTGAACATTACTTGCCTGTTTTGTTCAAAATTAAGCCAAAGTGCGTGTAATCTGCGACAATGCCACTTTAAAAATTGTCGATTGTGGTGCAACAAAATGGCGACGCCATCTGTAATTGCCATAGTGAAAGGCGTGTTTTGCCATTGCAGTGACAGGTGGCACTACCTTCCTGTTCAAGCTAGagttggtagcatatacagtaactctagttcAAACAAAATTCATAGGCACAGGCACGTATCAGCTTTATTGTGAATGAAGCAGGCAATTAATGCTCACAAACATATCAAACTAAACCTGCTGCTAAATGCTACGTCTGTGCAAATATTGAGTGGAAACCTGCCAGCGGTATAGCCGGAAGTCATGTAAAACTATTGCTCCTATTTATGCGATAGTCAGTGCAACTAGTGTGTGAAACAAGGAGCAGGCTTGACAGTAAACAAAATCATGCTTCAACAAAATCTTATATGGCAGTCAACTGACATATGCCTACCCTTGTAAAGTAGATAAATCTCTCTTGTCCGAGTAGCCTTCTCAGTCGAGCAACACTGAAAGCAACCATGCAGGCTAAAAATATTCAGAAGCTTTTTGCAAGTGTTTTCTGTATTGTACAAACGAAATGAAAACATTTCCTTCTTGAGATCTTTGTTACCAGCTGCGCGACATTCTGGACAGTTGTGCCGAATTTTGATGACACGCGTGGAGCTATTACAGCAAAGCTTTGGCGTCAGCAAGGCTGTTATTGTGAATGTGAAAACTCCCACGATTTCACTAGGAGCACATGTTCAGAAAAGTATCAAAGTGCACAATTAGAAAGGAAATTAACACGAACAAAATGGTGAACTTGCACTAATATTAGCCTTTATTGCTTTCATACCATATCTTTCCCTCATCCCGTTTCACCTATTATTTGTCAAAGCTAGCTTCCCTCCTTGGCATATTGCGAGGCTGCTTATGTGGTCTTGGAATAAACGCGCACTTCTTCATTTTCAGTGTAAACACGTACTTGCATCAAGACTGGCAGAAGCACTTGGAACCTGTGAAGACGTCCGCTGCACAGACGACACAATGGCATTCTTGTTGCAAAGCCTCGGTTAAATATGGCTGCACACAGGCTGCTGTTATCAGCTAAGTAGGTTTAGAAAAATCTGTACAGAAGAATGTTAAAAGAAGGCTGCACACCCCAGACATGTATGCCGCTCGGACAACCACGGTTTGAATAAATTTTTCAATGTAGGTTTCATGACTATCATGATAGATTCTGCACGTGAAGCACATGCAGCTTAGCTAAGACACAAAGATGACAAGTGTATATATTTTATTCTGTAAAAAAATATCCCAAAGCCAACGTTTCTTCTGATGCAGTCGGTTGGTGATATAAAAATATGTATGACCATATCTCAAGCAACAAATACTGATCAGATATTTGAATAGAAATCTAGCGACGATAGAATCCTGAGCTGTTGGCATGATATTGAAAGGAACTTGTGCAGGCCGTCACCTCCAGTTGACAACCATTGTAGCAGCAGACCTTGGGCATTACTCAGTGAAGCAGATCTGAAACACAAAGTGCACTTGTTGGTCATGATAAGCGCGTCAGTTCAACGATATCCTGGCGAGAAAACAGGCTTATATTTCCCATATGCCTTGCGGCAAAGTCTATTGAGATCAAGTAGTTACTGATAGCCTGGGcgacgagaaggaaatttagtCACAAATGCAGCTTTTTAGTCACTTAAGGGGCTGGGaaaaaaagaatgacaaagaAGTTTGAGAGAAGCTAACAGTGTATGAAACATAATAAATTCTAGACTGGCTAATAAATTCCAGTCTAGATCAAGAGAACAAAGTAGAGTTGAGCAGGTTATTTAATGCATAGAACAAATAACCGGTGACAAGGGAAGAAAAACAATTGATGACAGTAAAGGATTATAAATGAAGTAACAATATTAAAACTATTGCAGGAATAAGGTGGGttcagtttatttatttgttacatACTGCAGACCAAACTGGTCCAAGCAATATGGACAGCACAAATAACACAATGTCTGTATTACAAAGAAAACCTGGCAGTATGAGAATAAAATGATCAGCATCTATCATACAGTGTGCCATAAGGTTCCGTTAGGCTAGTCCAATGAGATTTCAGTTCTGGCAAACTACAGGGTTAGAACACTAGGACAGGAGATTTCTAGCAGAGGTCCTGCATTAGACAAAGAACTGCTGATTATGATCTTTGTACAGCTGAACCTTGTTGCAATGTAGCTGGTTCACACAGCTTCCCACTTTGTGCACTTGCTTATGCAGCTGTACACCCCAATCTTAACACAGTGTTGCCAGTAATAAATATATAGGTTCTCGTGAACAACCCAGTGTCTCCAAGATGACAATGCCCGTTACCGAAAACCAAAATATTCCACATAGCACTGGCCTGTGCACCACGTAGCTTTCATAGCAGAATCCCATCTTACCTGTGTGCTTTGCAGCTATAGACACACTAGAAGGCTCAGTAGTCACCTCCGGCTGTGGGGTCTACAATCACTTGCTTCTCAAATGCAGGCTGAGAAACCCAATAGAGAGCATCGGCGTATATTTCCGTGCGTTGGGTCATCTGCAAAGCACGATGAGCATTTGAAAGATCTATAAGTCATTGTTGAATGATTATATTACCAAAGCAAGTCCGTAATCGCAGTAGCATGTTACTCACCCTAAAGCCCCAAGTATCGCGGACTTGTCGGCACAAGTTCAGGTCAACCTCTGTGACCAAGAGGCCATCGTTGATTCTCGAAAGGCCCTGGAGAAGGAAAACAGGACTTGGCTTGTGATTTTGTTCTCGACAGAAATATTTAGTTAAGTGTACACTTTCGGTTTGTGCACCTTTGTGTTGGTTTTTCAAATCTGAATGATACCTgttacaattaaaaaaaaaatttaattatggggttttacgtcccgaCACTGCGCAGTGGGTCATCAGGGATGCCTTAGTGAAGAGCTCCGGacaatttttgaccacctggggcttttaAGTGAATGGACaattttgcatttcgtccccatcaaaCTGTGGCTCTCACAGCTAGGCATCGAACCGGTGATCCACTCAACAACCTGTTACGAGTCCTAGTGTCCACATGTACAAGGTTATCAACAGTTAAGAGGAGCTCTTCAGTAGCATTAAAGGCAGTAAAGGTAACATAAACGATTCTTCTGCTTTAGTGGAAAAAAAGAGGCTGACATGGCACCTAAAGCAGATGCTGATGATCAATAAAAGGTCATATAGGTATTTTTGCACTATGAGTGCTTAAATACTGCCGAGATGTACTCTGAAAGAGCGGATGACTCTGCAGTCCGTGTTTTGTACACTTCTCAATGCACATGCCAGGAATGCATCTCGAATAAAAGTTATGCAAATGAACGAATGTGCATTTTCTTGAAACAGCATAACAACATGGCAGAGAGACAAGCCTAAAGATAACATTTCAGCGCCAACTATACCAACAATCTTTAAAGGTACACATCACATTAACGTATGCACAGTTGTGAAAGAGACCAAAAACAAAGTTATGAAAACCACACTGACATTTGTTCTTTTTAAATGTATACCTGTCATTGCAATATTGCTTTTCAATAATTTTGTGTGTCAATGTAAATGTGACATATCCCATGCAGTCGAGAGTGCTGTAGTGTGTCTTTTCATCTTCCCCATTCATTGTGCTGATTATTGAAGAAGTGTGCAGCAAACGTTCAGAACAGATCGATCATCTAGATGCGCACTTTTCGCATGCTGCAAGTGAAAGGCACAGGTACACCAAATTTTTTCAAGGCTGAATAGATAAAACTTCTCAAAATGAAATGCCATAACACTTTCGGCATGTTACCAAGCTTGCAATAGCAGAGCTGATATATACTGCATACACGTGGAACAGAGCAAGAACAAGTGAACTTACAGGCGTGCGGCTTCCGTCAGGAGCAGTCACATAACTGGAGCCTGCGCCATCATGTGCAGAAACAGTGTGTTATGTGAAAAGAGAAGTGCTTTCACATATTTTTGTATGCGTCTCACATTTATAATGTTTTCACTAACTCTCCATTATGAAGCCTTGGCAACATGTATGTACCTGTCAACTTTTACGATTTTGTCGTGAGTTGCATTATTTTTAGAGCTTGTTTACAATTGTCGTGCTGACATCAATAATTTAACTATCTTTGATTTACGTCCAGTTTAGGGCAAAACTGATTTCAATTAGTGTGACACTGATTTTTAAAGAATGGAAATAGAGTCTTCGACCGATTTTAGCATCTGATGTTTTGGGACCAACTCCACTATTCAGACCTAGCCGTAAGGGTGACATGACCTTATTGAACCAATGTACAATGATAACCAAAATTTCCGCTGCTGTTGCATGAATGTTCTATGAATAAATTTGACAAAAATTTTAGTTTGTCTGTCACAAATAATTTTTGCCGATACCATAAAGCAGAGTGCCTGTTCATAGCATCCATGCAAAACAGTCTGCGATTTTTTAAATAAACAGTTAGAATTTAAATAATAAGACAATTTTGAGTGTATTTAACTTAATAATAGTACTTTTTGTTTAGGGCTGGCAGCTCTGCATGTAGAATAAAAATGCCATGTTATCTTTTCTCTTTTAACACCATTTGTGTACCTGTGAGAACGGTTAATGGCATATGCGAGCAACTATAACCAAGTTTTGCATAGTGAAAACCAGAGAGGCTATGTTATAGCCTCTCTTACAATGACAATATAATTCACCTGAATTAAGTAAACTTGCAACACTTATCCTGATGCATGCGATCATGTTAAAATTTAGATTGTGCTTTCTTTGACTTGTATTTGCTAGCTTAATTCTTATTCAAAGCCATCTACAGTCTCCATCATTGTTTTATGCTTTTAATTACTGCAATAAAAATTCAAAGTTACAGCAACAAATTTTGTTTCGTGCTCAACAACACTGAATCAATGGCAGTAAGTTCAGCACTAAAATATATTGTCAGGAACACAAAGTTGTCAAACGAGGTTGCGTACATACCGTAGAAGTGTCCAAAGTCTCGgtgagctagagagagagagagagaaaggaaaaacaaATTGTAAGCATCGTGGAGTGAAAATATTTATGGGGTGTTCGGGGCATATGCGTATGGTGTGCATGGGCAAACCTTACCCAAGCAAAGCTCACCTTGCTTCTTGTCACCAGAAGTAAATTCTCGAGGAAATACTTCCTGTGTGGGagaaaacaaagtgaaataaaagGCACGGCTCATTTGATATTTTCTCACACttcgggcatttttttttttttttacgttgcatCTTTCAAGGAATTGCAGCCACATTTCGCAGTCTGTATGTTACACCCCCCTGATAGTGTTcatatcttttcttttttgtgcatacTGCAGCGACCACTTCATGTCAGGTCGAGCCGATTCCGAGCGACTAGTGGATGCATAAAACATCAAACGTCTGTGAAACAGCATGTTTCAATTTGAGCCTGAATTTATTTTGTTACAGAAACATTAAGCTTGCGTTAAGCAAGGTATTCAGGCGGAAATGAACTATTCATGGATGTAGACTTACCGTTCCCACCCGGTTGATGGCACACGTAAAGTAGCTGTTGGCTATGGCCGCATTCCTAGCCTCAACGTGCCACAGCGGCTCGCTCAGTCCAGACACTGTCGCAGACGGGTTGAACACAACCTCCGCTCCGTTGGCACCATACATGAGCCAGTTGAGAGGATGATGTCTCCCATAGCAGATGTTGATGGCAATCTTGCCTGCAAGCACATGTTGCACGAAAAAGCACGTTGACTGCCAGACTGCTGCAGGTCTTCAACAGCGGTATGGAAGCATACCACACACAACATTCAGCGATGAATTTAGCAAAGGTCTTCATGCTATACTATTCTGAGAAAGCACATGCATCTAGACTTGCAATGGCATGTTCCTCTGTGGTCATTAAGACAGCAAGTTGAGACGAGTAGCGAGCTGGACGAGTTGACATCagaacattttgaaaaaaaaaaaggcgtgtaAAACGAAGGACAAGGTAATGATGGAATACGGGACGCAGCACACATGTCCCGTCTTCCATGCTGTCCTTGGTTCTACGTACCTTTTCCAGAATACTGTAAGGCATCACTGATTATGGGCAAGGGGCCAGAGTGCAACCATAAGCACTAACCTACTAGTGCCAATAGCATTTCTTTGCACTGTCACTTCAGTGTCCCTCAAAGTGCCACATAATGCTTTCAACACTGGCGCAATGTCGCAGAATGGGCACAGAAATGCTGTTAAGCATGCCAAATCAGCTGCGCACGACACATCAACACATGTGCAGGCCATGACTAAGGAAACATTGAACAATGTACGGGGAAAATCGCGAATTCTCTAAGACTGTGCAGTGAACACCACAACTGCTAATGCTTAACAAAATTCATATTGTGCTCTTTAGTTTTCAAGTACCATTCCTTTGCTAGTTGAAACGCAGCTAGCATTTCTAACAATGCAAACACCGTAGAAACAAAAAcataaaaaacaagaaatgaaactGCTGTCTTTGTTCTGTATTTGGTTTTCTATTCGATATTATTAATGAGTGCAAACGAACAAGTCTTACCAAATTGTGTCTGGAATACTGGATGTCCAAGTTTTGACTCCATGTAGTAAGTAGACTGAAACAAAATATACGTTAGTTATGGTTTATTTGCGCATCAGAGAGGACAGTAATGCGCCTGATGCGCATTGGCATATGGTTAGCGTAGTTGGCATGCAAATTCTTCGGCTTGAAAGCAAGGCCTGGATTCATTTGCTGTTGCAGCACGCTTCCGGAACGCTCACCTCATTAAAGTCGCCCACTCGTGGGATGTGGTTCTTGCGGGACTTTCCCAGAATGGCTCCACTGTTTGATACTACAACGGCCGTGTTCCAGAGAACGTCAGAGTCGTCACGTTCGAGAATCGGGCAGATGATCACCATGTTGTGTTTCTTAGCCATCTGAAAATTTCAAATAAGTTTTATTATTGTGGTAAAATAAGCTCCTGGAAATATAATAAGCTCCCGGTTGGCTTAGGCTGAAGATCAAATTCGAGTAACATTCAGACTTTTTAAAAGCATCAATAAGTGCTTTAAAGGAATACAGACGTGACACTTTCGAATTGAAATTTCTTGGCATCGAGTCAAGCCCTATAAAACACTAACATACTAACAAGCAACAGGGTGCTCAGTTTACTATAATACTGGCTTCTATGATAGTTTTGGTGATTGATTACTCGAAAGGTGTATGTGTCACGATATAGTAGCTCGCTCCATTCCCAAGATTGCTGCCGCTGCATGCAACTGCAGCACTTAAGAGCCTAGCCCTATTCCTACACGACAGCAGCGAATTTTGCTGTGCCGTGAGAGTACTATTATCATTATTATTGATACATTTGCTATACCATGATACTAATGACACTGACACCAGGTCTGGCATTTTGAGAAAGACTTTTCTATCAAACTAAAATAGTGCCTTACAAGTGTTTTCCTAACTTCATACTTTACTAAGTGTGGTCCTTCTATGTGCAAGAACCATGTGGTAGAAATTGTacaacttcaaaaatatgttggTACTCTTTTAAGCTAATGGTTTGTAATATACAGACTTGCACACAATGCATAAGAATACTTTAGGCTAATAATTTGAAAAGTCGTAAATAAAGGAACAAGGATGACCTGCTGGCAGAGTACAACAGATGGGCCGTGCTCAGCGGATTCTGCAAACTCGCACCAGGGTGTTTTCTCTCTGGTGCAAAATGCAAATGGCATGTCTGAAAGAAAAGAGGTTGCAAACTCGCACAATCAGCACATTACAGTAGGTACAGGCAGGAAAGTTTTATTATCTTTTTATTAACTGTTGCAGTATTGGACATA contains the following coding sequences:
- the LOC119446313 gene encoding zinc finger SWIM domain-containing protein 7-like, whose amino-acid sequence is MSFVQVHSDVIKLLFENLGKEFRDKKTVSTKTLNELDHTFRAPLQPALRLVDRRRVKRLTCPRGRVVYQVSGETRAFYTCLPSSNFCACYSYLHQVLRRQEIPMCKHVLASRLAEALGTCEDVRCTDDTMAFLLQSLG
- the LOC119446309 gene encoding beta-ureidopropionase-like isoform X2; this translates as MASQEFESVEKILTEHLPPEELQKVRGVLYGKECAALDFDSEALALATEHKFELKGYRMVAEKEEMRPPRVVRLGLVQNRIVLPTTEPVAAQREALHRRIETIVEAAALCGVNVICFQETWHMPFAFCTREKTPWCEFAESAEHGPSVVLCQQMAKKHNMVIICPILERDDSDVLWNTAVVVSNSGAILGKSRKNHIPRVGDFNESTYYMESKLGHPVFQTQFGKIAINICYGRHHPLNWLMYGANGAEVVFNPSATVSGLSEPLWHVEARNAAIANSYFTCAINRVGTEVFPREFTSGDKKQAHRDFGHFYGSSYVTAPDGSRTPGLSRINDGLLVTEVDLNLCRQVRDTWGFRMTQRTEIYADALYWVSQPAFEKQVIVDPTAGGDY
- the LOC119446309 gene encoding beta-ureidopropionase-like isoform X1, with the translated sequence MASQEFESVEKILTEHLPPEELQKVRGVLYGKECAALDFDSEALALATEHKFELKGYRMVAEKEEMRPPRVVRLGLVQNRIVLPTTEPVAAQREALHRRIETIVEAAALCGVNVICFQETWHMPFAFCTREKTPWCEFAESAEHGPSVVLCQQMAKKHNMVIICPILERDDSDVLWNTAVVVSNSGAILGKSRKNHIPRVGDFNESTYYMESKLGHPVFQTQFGKIAINICYGRHHPLNWLMYGANGAEVVFNPSATVSGLSEPLWHVEARNAAIANSYFTCAINRVGTEVFPREFTSGDKKQGELCLAHRDFGHFYGSSYVTAPDGSRTPGLSRINDGLLVTEVDLNLCRQVRDTWGFRMTQRTEIYADALYWVSQPAFEKQVIVDPTAGGDY